The proteins below come from a single Antennarius striatus isolate MH-2024 chromosome 18, ASM4005453v1, whole genome shotgun sequence genomic window:
- the ap1s3b gene encoding AP-1 complex subunit sigma-3b isoform X1 has product MMRFLLLFSRQGKLRLQKWFTPTAEREKKKIIRDMTSMVLARHPRSCNFLHWKDLKIIYKRYASLYFCLAIENQENELLALEIIHRYVELLDKYFGNVCELDIIFNFEKAYFILDEFVMGGEIQETSKETVNRCIDASDMLQEDDNSDWYEVELFG; this is encoded by the exons ATG atgcgcttcctgctgctcttcagTCGCCAGGGTAAGCTGCGTCTGCAGAAGTGGTTCACGCCGACAGCGGAGcgtgagaagaagaaaatcatcaGGGACATGACCTCCATGGTTTTGGCACGGCACCCACGCTCCTGCAACTTTCTGCATTGGAAAGACCTGAAGATTATTTACAAAAG GTATGCTAGCCTCTATTTCTGCTTGGCCATAGAGAACCAGGAGAACGAGCTGTTAGCCCTGGAGATCATCCATCGCTACGTGGAGCTGCTGGACAAATACTTTGGCAAT GTGTGCGAGTTGGATATAATCTTTAACTTTGAGAAGGCCTATTTTATCCTGGATGAGTTTGTAATGGGAGGTGAAATACAGGAAACCTCCAAAGAGACTGTGAATCGCTGCATCGACGCCTCAGACATGTTGCAAGAG
- the ap1s3b gene encoding AP-1 complex subunit sigma-3b isoform X2, whose protein sequence is MMRFLLLFSRQGKLRLQKWFTPTAEREKKKIIRDMTSMVLARHPRSCNFLHWKDLKIIYKRYASLYFCLAIENQENELLALEIIHRYVELLDKYFGNVCELDIIFNFEKAYFILDEFVMGGEIQETSKETVNRCIDASDMLQETMEEYMSKPAF, encoded by the exons ATG atgcgcttcctgctgctcttcagTCGCCAGGGTAAGCTGCGTCTGCAGAAGTGGTTCACGCCGACAGCGGAGcgtgagaagaagaaaatcatcaGGGACATGACCTCCATGGTTTTGGCACGGCACCCACGCTCCTGCAACTTTCTGCATTGGAAAGACCTGAAGATTATTTACAAAAG GTATGCTAGCCTCTATTTCTGCTTGGCCATAGAGAACCAGGAGAACGAGCTGTTAGCCCTGGAGATCATCCATCGCTACGTGGAGCTGCTGGACAAATACTTTGGCAAT GTGTGCGAGTTGGATATAATCTTTAACTTTGAGAAGGCCTATTTTATCCTGGATGAGTTTGTAATGGGAGGTGAAATACAGGAAACCTCCAAAGAGACTGTGAATCGCTGCATCGACGCCTCAGACATGTTGCAAGAG